One Purpureocillium takamizusanense chromosome 1, complete sequence genomic window carries:
- a CDS encoding uncharacterized protein (COG:A~BUSCO:EOG09260C2V~EggNog:ENOG503NX2V) has product MATATTLSVPDQVRQLDDARKLVLGDVKYYPSVVRGIIPIIGPSAPVELRRWGADFLAEAFSTPALPNGEKETMQPYVLTTLESLLESDRQDWLVLRSVIQAAASIYPLAMRWIINNGYDTVTWERMVVIKQRILRIWDTAPPSVRISCIKFAQRVVLAQTVASNAEFRYGGTLDVSLDKVPPNHQSLDSRNLEAEATGLLDRMLSVLQESSDALIVDATLNCLSILVRTRPATSGRILNALLNFNPLHAATSPMTSRNKVMVKSMEKTARMLLLHLTKRDPHNPMAPRIQQHLERMVRSVTELFDESSKKRPLEAQQHDGLDAKRQRVAGSHAPIPPLGPGPHSLGDVFTLITNDELKSFDISQLPLGLVAKVSVTALAGLEPELLTKAADAVRRRLHDLATAPAPELNPNTAPLGVDDDDDDYEPDFYQAEDTEQILNKLDGASSAPEPMALDGSLALASFSLPQPPELSAETALSAGSGTVTRVLEMMKSLEEPAVKKDKAGYNRLAASSGTRDAWMSILTRLGTRSSAGLEDVSVKGEDDDTRRPEGLSDNVRELLYNYIMEDFRRHIDVAVSWLCEEWYNDKIQRKRGDKHPVRYEKCTLRLIDGFLPYLHPQDKVLTRFLSEIPELNPTMLSRIKHMCRDPSVTQLALTSLLYLVIMRPPIKESALDTVQDIWTEFEDARPMAGKYLAKYRPGFLEAANNNNSKTEADGATPAAVAA; this is encoded by the exons atggccaccgccaccaccctaTCCGTTCCCGACCAGGTTCGGCAACTCGATGATGCCCGTaaactcgtcctcggcgacgttAAATACTACCCGAGCGTAGTGAGGGGCATCATTCCCATCATTGGGCCCTCTGCGCCGGTAGAGCTCCGACGATGGGGCGCCGACTTCCTGGCCGAGGCCTTCTCGACCCCTGCGCTGCCCAACGGGGAGAAAGAGACGATGCAGCCATATGTTCTCACGACACTGGAATCTCTACTCGAGAGCGATAGACAAGATTGGCTGGTCTTGCGAAGCGTGATACAGGCAGCAGCTAGCATATATCCCCTTGCCATGCGATGGAT CATCAACAACGGCTATGACACCGTGACGTGGGAGCGAATGGTGGTGATCAAGCAGAGGATACTGCGGATATGGGACACCGCACCCCCTTCCGTCAGGATCAGTTGCATCAAGTTTGCTCAACGTGTCGTGCTCGCCCAGACCGTCGCGTCCAATGCCGAATTTCGT TATGGCGGAACTCTCGACGTTTCTCTCGACAAGGTCCCGCCGAACCATCAGTCGCTCGACTCTCGAAATCTGGAGGCCGAAGCGACAGGCCTGCTAGACCGCATGCTGAGCGTGTTGCAGGAGAGCAG CGATGCGCTCATTGTCGATGCGACGCTCAACTGCTTGTCAATCCTCGTTCGCACCCGACCCGCCACGTCGGGGCGAATTCTCAATGCCCTGCTGAACTTCAACCCCCTTCACGCCGCTACGTCGCCCATGACATCCAGGAACAAGGTCATGGTAAAATCGATGGAGAAGACCGCACGAATGCTTCTGCTCCACCTCACTAAGAGAGACCCGCACAACCCCATGGCACCTCGAATACAACAACACCTGGAGCGCATGGTGCGAAGCGTCACGGAACTTTTCGACGAGTCGAGTAAGAAGCGTCCGTTggaggcgcagcagcatgacggccttgatgccAAGCGGCAGCGTGTTGCGGGCTCACATGCTCCGATCCCGCCGCTCGGCCCTGGCCCGCATAGCCTGGGAGACGTCTTCACACTGATCACCAACGATGAATTGAAGAGCTTCGACATCTCGCAACTGCCCCTCGGCTTGGTTGCCAAGGTCTCGGTGACGGCACTGGCCGGGCTCGAGCCCGAGCTGTTgaccaaggccgccgacgcggtcCGTAGGCGACTCCATGATCTAGCCACGGCGCCTGCCCCCGAGCTAAACCCTAATACGGCACCGTTgggcgtggacgacgacgacgacgactatgAGCCGGACTTTTACCAGGCTGAGGATACGGAGCAAATCCTCAACAAACTGgacggcgcgtcgtcggcgcccgagCCGATGGCATTGGACGGCAGCTTGGCCCTGGCCTCTTTCAGTCTTCCGCAGCCGCCAGAGCTCTCAGCAGAGACGGCACTCAGCGCAGGAAGCGGAACGGTGACCCGAGTCCTGGAGATGATGAAGTCGCTCGAGGAGCCAGCGGTTAAGAAGGACAAGGCTGGGTACAATCGGCTGGCAGCAAGCTCTGGCACACGAGACGCTTGGATGTCCATCTTGACGCGGCTAGGTACGCGGTCTTCGGCaggcctcgaggacgtgtCCGTCaaaggcgaagacgacgacacaCGACGACCCGAGGGACTCAGCGACAATGTACGAGAGCTGTTGTACAACTACATCATGGAGGACTTCCGGAGGCACATTGACGTTGCCGTGTCGTGGTTGTGCGAGGAGTGGTACAACGACAAAATTCAACGGAAGCGGGGAGACAAGCACCCCGTGCGATATGAGAAGTGCACGCTGCGGCTCATTGACGGGTTCCTTCCTTACCTGCACCCGCAGGACAAGGTGTTGACGCGCTTCCTGAGCGAGATCCCCGAGCTGAACCCGACGATGCTGTCGCGGATCAAGCACATGTGCCGCGACCCCAGCGTTACGCAGCTAGCGTTGACGAGCTTGCTGTACCTGGTCATCATGCGGCCGCCCATCAAGGAGAGTGCGCTGGATACGGTGCAGGACATTTGGACCGAGT TCGAGGATGCTCGGCCGATGGCTGGCAAATATCTAGCAAAGTACAGACCTGGATTCCTGGAGgcggccaacaacaacaacagcaagaCGGAGGCGGATGGGGCTACTccggcggccgtcgcagCATGA
- the SHE3 gene encoding mother-specific HO expression (EggNog:ENOG503P6YB~COG:U) produces MPWRGSPSTTTKQALARSATIRSVTSVEGSESSPDSKRSAFGSSVNSNVSGSSAMGASQHDRTPPTVRLKSDAAAADTPVHWHANGVRAIDSTPSAHDSSILSEEPDSNNGAQWDSTIGKAGLGKTGRVINKLVSDNDALKRDIQIERLRAEEAKQAAKLLEDKMERMMNEYEGRLLEANVTKTLLARKERQVETLTATVEAEKNKVVFALQREKSWRDELERVRSESTTQVEEATSYAQLMEGRYNAISSHWRDQGDEVKRAVSKMKGDIDTIVEERQSDDDKIQTLRDLCEQQDNNIKQLTQDKERIARLFDEYKQTQEKDLRDIKTNARRREEEQERLLHESREALAKLKWALNVKKNVKDAQ; encoded by the coding sequence atGCCCTGGCGTGGGAGTCCGAGCACGACCACCAAGCAGGCTCTCGCCCGATCCGCCACGATCCGAAGCGTCACCAGTGTCGAGGGATCCGAGTCGAGCCCCGACAGCAAGCGCAGCGCCTTTGGCAGCAGCGTCAACAGCAACGTCAGCGGCTCGTCCGCCAtgggcgccagccagcacgacaggacgccgccgaccgtCCGGTTAAAaagcgacgccgccgccgccgacacacCCGTACACTGGCACGCCAACGGCGTCCGTGCAATTGACAGCACGCCGTCCGCCCACGACTCGTCCATCCTGTCCGAGGAGCCCGACTCCAACAACGGCGCCCAGTGGGACTCGACAATCGGCAAGGCGGGCCTGGGAAAGACGGGCCGCGTCATCAACAAGCTCGTCAGCGACAACGATGCTCTCAAGCGCGATATCCAGATTGAGCGCCTgcgggccgaggaggccaagcaggccgccaagctcctcgaggacaagatGGAGCGCATGATGAACGAGTATGAGGGTCGCCTGCTCGAGGCCAACGTCACAAAGACCCTGCTGGCGCGCAAGGAACGCCAGGTGGAGACGCTGACCGCCACGGtcgaggcggagaagaacAAGGTCGTTTTCGCCCTACAACGCGAGAAGAGCTGGCGGGACGAGTTGGAGCGCGTCAGGAGCGAGTCGACGACCCAGGTGGAAGAGGCAACGAGCTATGCGCAGTTGATGGAGGGCCGGTACAACGCCATCTCCTCTCACTGGCGCGatcagggcgacgaggtcaagcGCGCCGTGTCCAAGATGAAGGGCGACATCGacaccatcgtcgaggagcgccagtccgacgacgacaagatACAGACACTGCGCGACCTGTGCGAGCAGCAGGACAACAACATCAAGCAGCTGACGCAGGACAAGGAACGCATCGCACGGCTGTTTGACGAGTACAAGCAGACGCAGGAGAAGGACCTGAGAGACATCAAAACCAACGCCAggaggcgggaggaggagcaggagcggcTACTCCACGAGTCCAGAGAGGCACTGGCCAAGCTGAAGTGGGCGCTCAACGTTAAAAAGAACGTCAAAGACGCCCAATAG
- a CDS encoding uncharacterized protein (COG:A~EggNog:ENOG503NX2V), with product MYFTSINNGYDTVTWERMVVIKQRILRIWDTAPPSVRISCIKFAQRVVLAQTVASNAEFRYGGTLDVSLDKVPPNHQSLDSRNLEAEATGLLDRMLSVLQESSDALIVDATLNCLSILVRTRPATSGRILNALLNFNPLHAATSPMTSRNKVMVKSMEKTARMLLLHLTKRDPHNPMAPRIQQHLERMVRSVTELFDESSKKRPLEAQQHDGLDAKRQRVAGSHAPIPPLGPGPHSLGDVFTLITNDELKSFDISQLPLGLVAKVSVTALAGLEPELLTKAADAVRRRLHDLATAPAPELNPNTAPLGVDDDDDDYEPDFYQAEDTEQILNKLDGASSAPEPMALDGSLALASFSLPQPPELSAETALSAGSGTVTRVLEMMKSLEEPAVKKDKAGYNRLAASSGTRDAWMSILTRLGTRSSAGLEDVSVKGEDDDTRRPEGLSDNVRELLYNYIMEDFRRHIDVAVSWLCEEWYNDKIQRKRGDKHPVRYEKCTLRLIDGFLPYLHPQDKVLTRFLSEIPELNPTMLSRIKHMCRDPSVTQLALTSLLYLVIMRPPIKESALDTVQDIWTEFEDARPMAGKYLAKYRPGFLEAANNNNSKTEADGATPAAVAA from the exons ATGTATTTTACCAGCATCAACAACGGCTATGACACCGTGACGTGGGAGCGAATGGTGGTGATCAAGCAGAGGATACTGCGGATATGGGACACCGCACCCCCTTCCGTCAGGATCAGTTGCATCAAGTTTGCTCAACGTGTCGTGCTCGCCCAGACCGTCGCGTCCAATGCCGAATTTCGT TATGGCGGAACTCTCGACGTTTCTCTCGACAAGGTCCCGCCGAACCATCAGTCGCTCGACTCTCGAAATCTGGAGGCCGAAGCGACAGGCCTGCTAGACCGCATGCTGAGCGTGTTGCAGGAGAGCAG CGATGCGCTCATTGTCGATGCGACGCTCAACTGCTTGTCAATCCTCGTTCGCACCCGACCCGCCACGTCGGGGCGAATTCTCAATGCCCTGCTGAACTTCAACCCCCTTCACGCCGCTACGTCGCCCATGACATCCAGGAACAAGGTCATGGTAAAATCGATGGAGAAGACCGCACGAATGCTTCTGCTCCACCTCACTAAGAGAGACCCGCACAACCCCATGGCACCTCGAATACAACAACACCTGGAGCGCATGGTGCGAAGCGTCACGGAACTTTTCGACGAGTCGAGTAAGAAGCGTCCGTTggaggcgcagcagcatgacggccttgatgccAAGCGGCAGCGTGTTGCGGGCTCACATGCTCCGATCCCGCCGCTCGGCCCTGGCCCGCATAGCCTGGGAGACGTCTTCACACTGATCACCAACGATGAATTGAAGAGCTTCGACATCTCGCAACTGCCCCTCGGCTTGGTTGCCAAGGTCTCGGTGACGGCACTGGCCGGGCTCGAGCCCGAGCTGTTgaccaaggccgccgacgcggtcCGTAGGCGACTCCATGATCTAGCCACGGCGCCTGCCCCCGAGCTAAACCCTAATACGGCACCGTTgggcgtggacgacgacgacgacgactatgAGCCGGACTTTTACCAGGCTGAGGATACGGAGCAAATCCTCAACAAACTGgacggcgcgtcgtcggcgcccgagCCGATGGCATTGGACGGCAGCTTGGCCCTGGCCTCTTTCAGTCTTCCGCAGCCGCCAGAGCTCTCAGCAGAGACGGCACTCAGCGCAGGAAGCGGAACGGTGACCCGAGTCCTGGAGATGATGAAGTCGCTCGAGGAGCCAGCGGTTAAGAAGGACAAGGCTGGGTACAATCGGCTGGCAGCAAGCTCTGGCACACGAGACGCTTGGATGTCCATCTTGACGCGGCTAGGTACGCGGTCTTCGGCaggcctcgaggacgtgtCCGTCaaaggcgaagacgacgacacaCGACGACCCGAGGGACTCAGCGACAATGTACGAGAGCTGTTGTACAACTACATCATGGAGGACTTCCGGAGGCACATTGACGTTGCCGTGTCGTGGTTGTGCGAGGAGTGGTACAACGACAAAATTCAACGGAAGCGGGGAGACAAGCACCCCGTGCGATATGAGAAGTGCACGCTGCGGCTCATTGACGGGTTCCTTCCTTACCTGCACCCGCAGGACAAGGTGTTGACGCGCTTCCTGAGCGAGATCCCCGAGCTGAACCCGACGATGCTGTCGCGGATCAAGCACATGTGCCGCGACCCCAGCGTTACGCAGCTAGCGTTGACGAGCTTGCTGTACCTGGTCATCATGCGGCCGCCCATCAAGGAGAGTGCGCTGGATACGGTGCAGGACATTTGGACCGAGT TCGAGGATGCTCGGCCGATGGCTGGCAAATATCTAGCAAAGTACAGACCTGGATTCCTGGAGgcggccaacaacaacaacagcaagaCGGAGGCGGATGGGGCTACTccggcggccgtcgcagCATGA